A single region of the Pseudomonas mandelii genome encodes:
- the merC gene encoding organomercurial transporter MerC: MANPLNLFTRIGDKAGSVGVLISAIGCAMCFPALASLGAAFGLGFLSQWEGLFITTLLPLFAGLALLVNALGWLNHRQWRRTALGLIGPTLVLAAVFFMRAYGWRSGWLLYIGLALMFGVSIWDLVSPAHRRCGPDACPTPPNQ; this comes from the coding sequence ATGGCAAATCCTCTCAATCTGTTCACGCGGATCGGTGACAAAGCCGGCTCCGTCGGCGTGCTGATTTCTGCCATAGGCTGCGCCATGTGCTTTCCCGCCCTTGCTAGTCTGGGGGCCGCGTTCGGTCTGGGCTTTTTGAGCCAGTGGGAAGGCCTGTTCATCACCACGCTGCTGCCTCTGTTTGCTGGACTGGCTCTGCTCGTCAATGCCCTCGGCTGGCTCAATCATCGGCAGTGGCGACGGACTGCGCTCGGCCTGATCGGTCCTACCCTGGTACTGGCAGCGGTATTTTTTATGCGGGCTTATGGCTGGCGGAGCGGTTGGCTGCTCTATATCGGCCTGGCCCTCATGTTTGGGGTGTCGATATGGGATCTCGTGTCGCCCGCTCATCGCCGTTGTGGGCCGGATGCCTGTCCGACGCCGCCAAACCAGTGA
- the merT gene encoding mercuric ion transporter MerT → MSEPSNGRAPLVAGGLAAILASACCLGPLILIALGFSGAWIGNLTVLEPYRPLFIGAALVALFFAYRRIFRPAQACAPGEVCAIPQVRTSYKLLYWLVAALVLVALGFPYILPLFY, encoded by the coding sequence ATGTCTGAACCATCAAACGGGCGCGCCCCTCTTGTCGCCGGGGGGCTTGCGGCGATTCTCGCCTCGGCTTGCTGTCTCGGGCCGCTGATTCTGATCGCACTGGGATTCAGCGGGGCCTGGATCGGTAACCTGACCGTGCTGGAACCGTACCGCCCGCTCTTCATCGGCGCGGCACTGGTGGCGCTGTTCTTCGCCTACCGGCGCATTTTCCGCCCCGCTCAAGCCTGCGCACCGGGCGAGGTCTGCGCCATCCCTCAGGTACGTACCTCCTACAAGCTGCTGTACTGGCTGGTGGCGGCCTTGGTGCTGGTCGCGCTCGGCTTCCCCTACATCCTTCCCTTGTTCTACTGA
- the merP gene encoding mercury resistance system periplasmic binding protein MerP, translated as MRKLLASLALASLVATPVWAATQTVTLAVPGMTCAACPITVKTALTKVDGVTKAEVSFENREAIVTFDDTKTNALALTKATEDAGYPSSVKQ; from the coding sequence ATGAGAAAACTGCTCGCATCCTTAGCCCTCGCCAGCCTGGTCGCCACACCCGTCTGGGCGGCCACGCAGACCGTCACCCTGGCGGTGCCGGGCATGACCTGCGCCGCCTGCCCGATTACGGTGAAGACGGCGTTGACCAAGGTCGATGGCGTGACCAAGGCTGAGGTGAGTTTCGAGAACCGCGAGGCCATCGTCACCTTCGACGATACCAAGACCAATGCCCTGGCGCTGACTAAGGCGACCGAGGACGCTGGCTATCCGTCCAGCGTCAAGCAATAG